A portion of the Vulpes vulpes isolate BD-2025 chromosome 5, VulVul3, whole genome shotgun sequence genome contains these proteins:
- the LOC140598914 gene encoding olfactory receptor 4P4-like gives MEGQRNVSELIVLGLSHDQNMQIFCFVLFLFCYAALLVGNLLILVSIRCSPLFHQPMYYFLSHLSTLDICYTSSVTPKLIADLLVERKAISYGNCMLQVFAMHFFGMIEVLILIVMAFDRYAAICKPLHYLLIMNRTRCNLLVLAAWAGGAVHSFPQFCMVIRLPFCGPNEIDHYFCDIFPLLKVACTDTYITGVLMVVNSGMVTLVTFVVLFFSYVIILFTLRNHSAEGRRKALSTCGSHITVIVLFFGPSIFAYLRPPTNFPEDKVFALFYTIIAPMFNPLIYTLRNSEMKNAMRKFWCQT, from the coding sequence ATGGAGGGCCAGAGGAATGTCTCAGAATTAATTGTTTTGGGACTTTCTCATGACCAGAACAtgcaaatattttgctttgtgcTCTTCTTATTCTGTTATGCTGCTCTCTTGGTAGGAAACCTTCTGATCCTTGTCTCTATTCGATGCAGCCCTCTTTTTCACCAACCGATGTACTACTTCCTCAGCCACTTATCCACTTTAGACATCTGCTATACCTCTAGCGTTACACCCAAATTAATTGCTGACCTGCTAGTGGAAAGAAAAGCCATCTCCTATGGTAACTGTATGTTACAGGTCTTTGCCATGCACTTCTTTGGGATGATTGAAGTTCTAATCCTTATAGTCATGGCCTTTGATCGCTATGCTGCCATCTGCAAACCTCTCCACTACCTGCTTATCATGAACAGGACAAGGTGCAATCTTCTAGTCTTAGCTGCTTGGGCTGGTGGGGCTGTCCACTCCTTTCCTCAATTTTGTATGGTAATCAGGTTGCCCTTCTGTGGGCCTAATGAGATTGATCACTATTTCTGTGATATATTTCCTTTGCTAAAGGTTGCCTGCACTGATACCTACATCACTGGTGTCCTTATGGTTGTCAACTCGGGAATGGTTACCTTAGTgacatttgtggttttatttttttcttatgtcatTATATTATTCACTTTAAGAAATCACTCAGCGGAAGGAAGACGCAAAGCCCTCTCTACCTGTGGATCTCACATCAcagttatagttttattttttgggcCTTCCATCTTTGCCTACCTTAGACCTCCAACCAATTTCCCTGAGGATAAAGTATTTGCTCTGTTTTACACCATCATTGCTCCTATGTTCAATCCTTTAATCTATACTCTGAGAAATTCAGAGATGAAAAATGCCATGAGAAAATTTTGGTGTCAAACATGA
- the LOC112912023 gene encoding olfactory receptor 4P4-like produces the protein MENQNKVTEFVFMGLWENKQMELLLFLLFLLCYLAILMGNFIILRMIIRSHLIEQPMYYFLCHLSLMDLCYTSTVVPRLIRDLGAARKNISYNNCMTQLFTAHLLAGVEIFILVSMALDWYVAIVKPLHYMVIMNRRRCNLLIFMAWGVGFWHSVALLLLVLNLPFGGPNQIDHYICDVKPLLKLVCRDIRVVNILVISNAGMVVVAVFLVLVASYILILYNLTTHSSVGRRKALSTCSSHVMVVILFFVPCIYIYVLPAGSENKDKEISVFYTVIAPLLNLLIYTLRNMEMRNAMWKVWSKMAHTKFR, from the coding sequence ATGGAAAATCAGAACAAGGTCACAGAATTTGTTTTCATGGGTCTgtgggaaaataaacaaatggagcTACTGCTCTTTCTCTTGTTCCTGCTCTGTTATTTGGCAATCTTAATGGGAAACTTCATCATCTTACGCATGATCATCCGCAGCCATCTAATTGAACAACCAATGTACTACTTTCTCTGTCACCTTTCCCTCATGGACCTCTGCTACACCTCCACTGTAGTCCCCAGACTAATCAGGGACTTAGGTGCAGcaagaaaaaacatttcctaTAACAACTGTATGACCCAGCTCTTCACTGCCCACTTGCTGGCAGGGGTGGAGATATTCATCTTGGTGTCCATGGCTTTAGACTGGTATGTTGCCATTGTCAAGCCCCTGCATTACATGGTCATCATGAACCGGCGGAGGTGTAACCTGTTGATCTTCATGGCCTGGGGTGTGGGGTTTTGGCACTCTGTTGCTCTATTGCTCTTGGTACTCAATCTACCTTTCGGTGGTCCTAATCAGATAGATCATTACATATGTGATGTGAAGCCTCTTTTGAAACTGGTGTGCAGAGATATTCGTGTTGTTAATATCTTGGTGATTTCAAATGCAGGAATGGTGGTGGTTGCTGTGTTTCTTGTCCTGGTGGCTTCTTACATTCTCATATTATATAATCTTACGACCCACTCCTCTGTAGGGAGACGCAAAGCTCTCTCCACCTGCAGCTCTCATGTAATGGTggtcattttattctttgtgccTTGTATCTATATTTATGTTCTACCTGCAGGGAGTGAAAACAAGGATAAGGAGATCTCTGTGTTTTACACTGTGATTGCTCCCTTGTTGAATCTTCTCATCTATACCCTGAGAAACATGGAGATGAGAAATGCCATGTGGAAGGTGTGGTCTAAAATGGCACATACGAAATTCAGGTAA